A stretch of Tenrec ecaudatus isolate mTenEca1 chromosome 2, mTenEca1.hap1, whole genome shotgun sequence DNA encodes these proteins:
- the HSPB3 gene encoding heat shock protein beta-3, producing the protein MANVILRHLIDTPVRYQEEFEARGLEACRLDHALYALPGPAIGDLRQAREAAAHPPGASGTEGPQQEGQCRFQILLDVVQFLPEDIIIQTFEGWLLIKAQHGTRMDEHGFVSRSFTRQYKLPDGVETRDLSAILCHDGILVVQDKDPAGKSAESRPVLCSPLGEA; encoded by the coding sequence ATGGCCAACGTCATTCTGAGGCACCTCATAGACACCCCCGTGCGCTACCAGGAGGAGTTTGAAGCCCGAGGGCTGGAAGCCTGCAGGCTGGACCACGCTCTGTATGCACTGCCTGGGCCAGCCATCGGGGACCTGCGACAAGCCCGGGAGGCCGCGGCCCACCCGCCAGGGGCCTCGGGGACCGAGGGGCCGCAGCAGGAAGGTCAATGCCGCTTTCAGATTCTGCTGGATGTGGTGCAGTTCCTCCCCGAGGACATCATCATTCAGACCTTCGAGGGCTGGCTGCTGATTAAGGCGCAGCACGGGACCCGCATGGATGAGCACGGCTTTGTCTCCAGAAGCTTCACTCGGCAGTATAAGCTGCCAGACGGCGTGGAAACCCGCGATCTGTCGGCGATCCTCTGCCACGACGGCATTCTGGTGGTGCAAGACAAGGATCCCGCTGGGAAGAGCGCGGAAAGCCGCCCGGTGCTGTGCTCGCCGCTCGGGGAAGCTTAG